The following are encoded in a window of Thamnophis elegans isolate rThaEle1 chromosome 14, rThaEle1.pri, whole genome shotgun sequence genomic DNA:
- the MIEF2 gene encoding mitochondrial dynamics protein MID49 yields MATFAGKQGKRQEESSLGSLVDLVLANARVVLGVSGAAVLALATLAVKRFIDRATSPPGDDDDMKAKQKSLEESWQELSLIKGAPKSRRQDLEEPLLSPARAAPVPDSKDLILSSGVSSGQSLLCLTLQEKLLSFYRDHVYVSETEKAVGKQLAEDIRVELQSFLKNKSLDLPFGNISLSGYLCDDLVGQHQLEVVFNLPLVLEDHLWHLIGGEETLLDNPWYGMIKRSSLEYFTRGSSPWDKFIVGGYLSSNSINDALLKTLVASVNWPVIGSLLDCIVRPSMAPRELKLEVRHEQVLLDITLCPVVETEGKTFLATFSGEAVENLWRRSFYAAEVSELKELDAADGGIRRCCLLILKATFEKHPFWSRITGSDLTHVILHLSRTETDWSEAVLALRLQQVLEELVQYLAKGSLPCFFDERVDLLSHLLPEEIDEIGCTLYEALAAPSLAEGLGL; encoded by the exons ATGGCAACCTTTGCCGGCAAGCAGGgcaagaggcaggaggagagcagCCTGGGCAGCCTGGTGGACCTGGTGCTGGCCAACGCCCGGGTGGTGCTGGGGGTCAGCGGCGCAGCTGTGTTGGCCCTGGCAACGCTTGCGGTCAAGAGG TTCATTGACCGAGCCACCAGCCCGCCGGGGGACGACGACGAcatgaaagccaagcagaaatcCCTGGAGGAGAGCTGGCAGGAGCTCAGCCTGATCAAGGGGGCGCCGAAATCCCGGAGGCAGGATCTGGAGGAGCCCCTGCTGTCCCCCGCCAGAGCTGCACCTGTGCCAG ACTCCAAAGACCTCATCCTGTCCTCGGGAGTCTCCTCGGGGCAGTCCCTGCTCTGCCTCACCCTTCAGGAGAAACTCCTCTCCTTCTACAGGGATCACGTCTACGTCTCCGAGACGGAGAAGGCTGTGGGGAAGCAGCTGGCAGAAGACATCCGGGTGGAGCTGCAGTCCTTCTTGAAGAACAAGTCTTTGGACCTGCCCTTTGGGAATATTTCCCTGAGCGGCTACCTTTGCGATGACCTCGTTGGCCAACACCAACTAGAGGTGGTCTTCAACCTTCCCTTGGTCCTAGAAGACCACCTTTGGCACTTGATCGGTGGGGAAGAGACGCTCCTGGACAACCCGTGGTACGGGATGATCAAACGGAGTAGCCTGGAGTACTTCACACGGGGGAGTAGCCCCTGGGACAAGTTCATTGTAGGTGGGTACCTATCGTCCAATTCTATCAACGATGCCCTCCTGAAGACTTTGGTGGCCTCGGTCAACTGGCCGGTCATCGGCAGCCTGCTGGATTGCATCGTGCGCCCTTCCATGGCTCCCAGGGAGCTCAAGCTGGAAGTCAGGCACGAACAGGTCCTCCTGGACATCACCCTCTGCCCGGTAGTGGAAACGGAAGGCAAGACCTTCCTCGCCACCTTCTCTGGAGAAGCGGTGGAGAACCTCTGGCGGCGGAGTTTTTACGCGGCGGAGGTTTCAGAGCTGAAGGAGCTGGACGCCGCGGACGGAGGCATCCGGCGGTGCTGCCTCCTCATCTTGAAGGCCACTTTTGAAAAACACCCGTTCTGGAGCAGAATCACCGGCAGTGACTTGACTCACGTGATCCTCCACCTGAGCCGAACGGAGACGGACTGGTCAGAGGCCGTGCTGGCCCTCAGGCTCCAGCAGGTCTTGGAGGAGCTGGTCCAGTACCTGGCCAAAGGTTCCCTCCCTTGCTTTTTCGACGAGAGGGTTGACCTGTTGAGCCATCTGCTCCCGGAGGAGATTGACGAGATCGGCTGCACCTTGTACGAGGCTTTGGCCGCGCCAAGCCTCGCGGAGGGGCTGGGTCTGTAG
- the TOP3A gene encoding DNA topoisomerase 3-alpha — MLGQARGFAWRTVMFFSCSSSLGFRPTAKTMELRNLQKVLCVAEKNDAARGIADILSNSRMRRREGMSKYNKIYEFQYHLFKQNVTLIMTSVSGHLLAHDFKAPFRKWHSCNPLVLFDAEIEKFCPENYMDIKRTLEREVQPCQALVIWTDCDREGENIGFEIIHVCKAVKPNLQVFRARFSEITPRAIRSACENLTQPDPNVNDAVEVRQELDLRIGAAFTRFQTLRLQKIFPEVLAQQLISYGSCQFPTLGFVVERFKAIQAFVQETFYRIKVTHDHEEGTVDFSWKRHRLFNHTACLVLYQLCMEAPRATVVEVGSKPKSKWRPLPLDTVELEKLASRKLKINAKETMKIAEKLYTQGYISYPRTETNIFPKDLNLSQLVQLQTQDPHWGAFAQRILDQGGPTPRRGTKSDQAHPPIHPTKHAGNLQGNDQRLYEFIVRHFLACCSEDAKGQETTVEIEISGERFVAHGLMILARNYLEVYPYERWSDKVIPLYQEGSCFQPTTMEMVEGETSPPQLLTEADLISLMEKHGIGTDATHAEHIETIKSRMYVGLTPDQRFLPGHLGMGLVEGYDSMGYEMSKPDLRAELENDLKLICEGKKDKALVLREQIQKYKQVFVAAVAKAKKLDEALAQYFGEMAQVAQEEDIYPAMPDPVRKCPQCNLDMILKTKKNGGFYLSCLGYPACKSSLWFPDSVLEVSKDDSVCDVCQPPPVHRLRLKFKRGSLPAVMPLEFVGCVGGCDENLRQILGLKYLQGPASAPSQPRNLPTEAPGSLNGTIRSRGQRVLAPPPPPPAPAHRAPPALAGAAGNDAVMCNCGEAALLLTVRKEGPNQGRQFYKCGSSSCRFFLWAEQQEPDDRPNGALGFLAPAPGSSLPGQRSSAGPRRTGSDPGPGAGSGGPLCRCDQPVVTRTVQKEGPNKGRQFHTCSKPREQQCGFFEWADESLFPAASTFPSSVGRWPERGPGEKAKRPGSDSSVTAPTKRPRTCSVCHQPGHTKTKCPQNR; from the exons AATGTAACTTTGATTATGACATCTGTGTCCGGACATTTGCTGGCTCATGATTTCAAGGCACCATTTCGGAAATG GCATAGCTGTAACCCCCTGGTCCTTTTCGATGCAGAAATTGAGAAATTCTGCCCTGAAAACTACATGGATATTAAG CGCACCCTCGAGCGAGAGGTTCAGCCGTGCCAGGCCCTGGTGATCTGGACCGATTGTGATCGCGAAGGGGAGAACATTGGCTTTGAAATCATTCACGTGTGCAAAGCAG TGAAACCAAACCTCCAGGTCTTCCGAGCCCGCTTCTCAGAGATCACACCCCGGGCTATCAGATCCGCTTGCGAGAACCTCACCCAGCCAGATCCGAACGTCAACGATGCTGTGGAGGTGAGGCAAGAGCTGGATCTCAGAATAG GTGCTGCCTTCACCCGGTTCCAGACTCTGAGGCTCCAGAAGATCTTTCCGGAGGTGTTAGCGCAGCAGCTCATCAGCTACGGGAGTTGCCAGTTTCCCACCCTGGGCTTCGTGGTGGAGAGATTCAAAGCCATCCAAGCCTTCGTTCAAGAAACCTTCTACAGAATTAAAG TGACTCACGACCACGAAGAGGGCACCGTGGACTTCAGCTGGAAGAGGCACCGTCTCTTCAACCACACGGCCTGCCTCGTCCTCTACCAGCTGTGCATGGAG GCTCCTCGGGCCACCGTGGTGGAGGTTGGAAGCAAACCGAAGAGCAAATGGAGACCTCTTCCGCTGGACACTGTG GAACTTGAGAAATTGGCTTCCCGTAAGCTGAAAATAAACGCCAAGGAAACCATGAAGATTGCCGAGAAGCTGTATACCCAAGG GTACATAAGTTACCCCCGAACAGAGACCAACATTTTCCCCAAAGACTTAAACCTCTCCCAGCTGGTGCAGCTTCAGACCCAAGACCCCCACTGGGGAGCCTTTGCACAAAGGATCCTGGACCAAGGTGGGCCCACCCCACGGCGGGGGACAAAATCCGATCAGGCTCACCCTCCCATTCATCCCACCAAACACGCCGGGAACCTCCAG GGCAATGACCAGCGCCTGTACGAATTCATCGTCCGCCACTTCCTGGCCTGCTGTTCCGAAGATGCGAAAGGGCAGGAGACCACGGTGGAGATAGAGATTTCCGGCGAGCGCTTCGTGGCTCACGGGCTGATGATCCTGGCCAGGAATTACCTGGAAGTCTACCCTTACGAAAGGTGGAGTGACAAG GTGATCCCCCTCTACCAGGAGGGCTCCTGCTTCCAGCCCACCACGATGGAGATGGTGGAAGGGGAGACCAGCCCACCCCAGCTGCTCACCGAAGCGGATCTCATTTCCCTGATGGAGAAACATGGCATCG GAACCGACGCCACCCACGCGGAGCACATCGAGACCATCAAGTCCCGCATGTACGTGGGGCTCACCCCGGACCAGCGCTTCCTTCCAGGGCACCTGGGGATGGGGCTGGTGGAAG gctaTGACTCCATGGGCTACGAGATGTCCAAGCCGGACCTCCGAGCCGAGCTCGAGAACGACTTGAAGCTGATTTGCGAGGGGAAGAAGGACAAGGCCCTCGTGCTCCGAGAACAGATCCAGAAATACAAGCAAGTCTTTGTGGCCGCCGTGGCCAAGGCGAAAAA gttGGATGAAGCTTTGGCTCAATATTTTGGGGAGATGGCTCAGGTGGCTCAGGAGGAGGACATTTACCCAGCGATGCCCGATCCGGTTAGGAAATGCCCGCAGTGCAACTTGGACATGATCCTGAAGACCAAGAAGAACGGAGG CTTTTATCTCAGCTGCTTGGGCTACCCTGCTTGCAAATCCTCCCTCTGGTTTCCCGACTCTGTGCTGGAAGTCAGCAAGGATGACTCTGTTTGTGACGTCTGCCAGCCGCCTCCGGTGCATCG GCTGAGGCTGAAGTTCAAGCGAGGCAGCCTCCCAGCCGTGATGCCCCTGGAATTTGTGGGTTGCGTTGGTGGCTGCGATGAAAATCTCAGGCAGATCCTAGGCCTGAAGTACCTTCAAGGCCCAGCCAGTGCTCCAAGTCAGCCGAGGAATCTCCCCACGGAAGCCCCCGGCTCCCTTAACGGCACAATCCGCAGCCGTGGCCAGCGcgtgctcgctcccccgccccctCCTCCTGCACCAGCACACAGGGCTCCCCCAGCACTCGCCGGCGCGGCCGGGAACGATGCCGTGATGTGCAACTGTGGCGAGGCGGCCCTGCTCCTCACCGTCCGCAAAGAAGGCCCCAACCAAGGCAGGCAGTTCTACAAATGCGGCTCCAGCAGCTGCCGATTCTTCCTGTGGGCCGAGCAGCAGGAGCCCGACGACAGGCCAAACGGGGCACTTGGGTTCCTGGCACCGGCACCGGGCTCTTCCCTGCCAGGGCAAAGGAGCTCAGCAGGGCCCAGGAGGACGGGCTCTGATCCCGGACCCGGCGCTGGCTCAGGAGGCCCCCTCTGCAGGTGTGACCAGCCCGTGGTGACCAGGACAGTCCAGAAAGAAGGTCCCAACAAGGGGCGCCAGTTTCACACCTGCTCCAAGCCGAGGGAGCAGCAGTGCGGCTTTTTCGAGTGGGCGGACGAGAGCTTATTCCCAG CTGCCTCCACTTTCCCTTCTTCTGTGGGCAGGTGGCCCGAACGAGGGCCCGGGGAGAAAGCCAAAAGGCCAGGCAGCGACTCCTCTGTGACTGCGCCTACGAAGAGACCAAGGACGTGCAGCGTTTGCCACCAGCCCGGCCACACCAAAACCAAGTGTCCGCAAAATCGCTGA